TCGCTAAAAGATACAGGTTCATAACCCAGCTCAGAGTTGATTTTCATGACCGCCATGCTGGTAGTAAGGCCTATCAGGTTGGCATCAGGATATTTTTGCCTTGAAAGTCTGAAAGCCTTGGCTTTGATAGCCGTGGCTACACCACTTTTCCTATAATCTGGATGTACTATGAGTCCTGAATTAGCCACAAACCTACCATGCTCCCATGTCTCTATGTAGCAGAAGCCTGCCCACACATTGTCCTTAGTAAGAGCAATGATGGCCTTTCCTTCTTGCATCTTAGAAATGATGTATTCTGGTGTTCTTTTGGCAATTCCCGTCCCTCTGGCTGCAGCACTGCTGGCCATTTCATCGGTGATAGTTACTGCCCATTTTTCATGTTCGCTAGTAGCTACCTGAACTATAAATTCTTTGTAAAACGTTTTTTCTAAAACTTTCATCGTCATTTGTGAGGGTCTTATCCTCTGGGCGGGAGACGCTGTATCCTTAAGTGTAAAATAATTAATTTCGCAGGTGTAGAAGGTTCACCTCGACAAGGTGTTAATACTTCCTAGTGGGTCCTTGCGGACCTCATTCGTCGGTTACGGGTAGGTGATATGGGAAGTTTTATTTGAGTCATTTATCTTATTAACGCCGCAAATATATAGCTATTGGAAAAATACAGCAATAAATCAGCTTTATTTAAAATAAACTTTCGCTATTACCTTCTGTTATCATCGTTTTCAAGCATACTTAAATAGCTGATGTATCTACTTTCTGCTATTTCTTCATTACCAACGGCATCTTTGATACGACAATGCGGCTCATTGGTATGTTCACAGTTGTTGAATTTGCATTGCCCTAAAAACGCCCTCATTTCAGGAAAATAGTGGCTAATCTCTTGGTTTTTCATTTCCATGAGTCCCAATTCTTTAATTCCTGGGCTGTCAATGATGTATGTATTAGGACTAGATTCGAACATCTCTGCAAAGGTTGTGGTATGCACTCCTTTATTAGCGAAGGTAGAAACCTCAGAGGTGGCTTGGTCTAGCTCAGGAATCAATCTATTTATAAGATGAGACTTGCCTACACCCGAATGTCCAGAGAATAAAGAGGTTTTATTTTCTATCAGTTTTTCTACTAAATCTATATTGTCGCCATTTAACGCTGAAATGCTATAGCATGGATAACCAATGGCCTCATACATTTCCATCACAGCCGCTTGATAAGCTTCTGTTTCTTCATCAAGTAGGTCTTTTTTGTTGAAAAGCAATACGGCTGGAATTCTAAAGGCTTCAGCAGAAACTAAAAACCGGTCAATAAAGCCCAATGATGTTTTTGGGAAATGTAACGTTACCACACAAATAGCTTGGTCAATATTACAGGCAATCAGGTGTCCGTGGGCAGTTTTATGAACTGATTTACGGATAAGATAATTTTTTCTAGGAAGTATTTCATGAATTATACCAAGCTCTTCATCTTTTTCCTCGTGGTCAAAAATGACATCATCGCCTACGGCCAAAGGGTTGGTTACCTTAAGCCCTTTTATCTTGAATTTTCCTTTTAGGCGGCATCTGGTTAGGCCATGTTCTTCTGACCTGACTTCATACCAAGAGCCAGTTGACCTCCAGACTTTACCTTTTATATTTTTCAAACTTAAAATTTACTTAATAAATAGTGTATGGCTTTAAAATTAGACACTAATGTGGTCATAAAGTTCTTATAAATTGATACGATTAACTAGTATTAAGCTATAAATGCGTTCCATAAAATAAATAATTGACCGTTAAATCACATTTTAAGATAATTTTAAGAAACGTTGCAACAAAAGAACACTTTCTATAGTTATTTTAGTAGTACAGAAAAAGTGAAACAACAGCTAAATCTAAAAAAAAATGAAAAAGAGCGTATTATTCGGAATTGCTGC
This sequence is a window from Arcticibacterium luteifluviistationis. Protein-coding genes within it:
- a CDS encoding GNAT family N-acetyltransferase → MTMKVLEKTFYKEFIVQVATSEHEKWAVTITDEMASSAAARGTGIAKRTPEYIISKMQEGKAIIALTKDNVWAGFCYIETWEHGRFVANSGLIVHPDYRKSGVATAIKAKAFRLSRQKYPDANLIGLTTSMAVMKINSELGYEPVSFSELPQDDAFWKGCQTCKNYDILTRTNRSHCLCTGMKYNVKQPKNEKRETWEFVKESSLYEKWLAMKQRILIKKKV
- the rsgA gene encoding ribosome small subunit-dependent GTPase A, whose translation is MKNIKGKVWRSTGSWYEVRSEEHGLTRCRLKGKFKIKGLKVTNPLAVGDDVIFDHEEKDEELGIIHEILPRKNYLIRKSVHKTAHGHLIACNIDQAICVVTLHFPKTSLGFIDRFLVSAEAFRIPAVLLFNKKDLLDEETEAYQAAVMEMYEAIGYPCYSISALNGDNIDLVEKLIENKTSLFSGHSGVGKSHLINRLIPELDQATSEVSTFANKGVHTTTFAEMFESSPNTYIIDSPGIKELGLMEMKNQEISHYFPEMRAFLGQCKFNNCEHTNEPHCRIKDAVGNEEIAESRYISYLSMLENDDNRR